One Sulfolobales archaeon DNA segment encodes these proteins:
- a CDS encoding AAA family ATPase: protein MRFKAENYGPQAYIDIELGDMITLFVGSNNTGKSFVSRAIYAILKSCKGSKCDTDTLATLLLNSSIASAKDLWVLSRNFNGRFSLILEDKDSIKIKIDYDRNRHNPLAIEIEGDIKAFPLLYAPSYRVTSLGLTYMFAAYVIEFRDLLQKLISQIITAFGGMEEKGFPMIETLFTGSNTDLLNNFVKTLLSAIKPLIEQREEVLKAAVITLSPTILDVSIAIRTAEKTVIDDHLRTMFKKLFPEFPYKALGFYSERADLPEIPPYLLSSGMIQTLPLLCLLNLALQYIKQGYERVLVFIDEPEINLEMLRQTIFSRALMDFIYATYREGRKISVVIATHSDFITYSITQWLARSNLRNLARVYEFKPGGIEEREIDEHGEVEIEAFSKAIRKVFFEEEFKEE, encoded by the coding sequence ATGAGATTTAAAGCCGAAAACTACGGTCCTCAAGCATATATAGATATTGAATTAGGAGATATGATAACCCTTTTTGTAGGCTCGAATAATACCGGTAAGTCATTTGTATCAAGAGCTATCTATGCAATTCTTAAATCGTGTAAAGGTAGTAAATGCGATACTGATACTTTGGCAACCCTATTATTAAATAGCAGTATAGCCTCAGCAAAGGATCTCTGGGTTTTATCAAGGAATTTCAACGGTAGATTCAGCCTTATATTAGAGGATAAAGATTCAATTAAAATAAAAATAGACTATGATAGGAACAGACATAATCCACTTGCAATAGAAATAGAGGGGGATATAAAGGCATTCCCGCTGCTATATGCCCCATCCTACCGAGTCACTTCTCTGGGATTAACATATATGTTTGCCGCCTATGTCATAGAGTTTAGAGATTTGTTACAGAAGTTAATATCACAGATTATCACAGCATTTGGAGGTATGGAGGAAAAAGGCTTTCCCATGATCGAGACCCTCTTTACGGGGTCTAATACTGATTTACTGAATAATTTTGTAAAGACGCTATTATCAGCGATAAAACCGCTAATTGAACAGAGAGAAGAAGTATTGAAAGCAGCAGTTATAACCCTATCACCTACAATCTTAGATGTATCAATCGCTATACGTACAGCTGAAAAGACTGTTATAGATGATCATCTAAGAACTATGTTCAAAAAGCTATTTCCTGAGTTTCCATATAAAGCTCTAGGATTCTATAGTGAAAGAGCTGATTTGCCAGAAATTCCGCCGTACCTACTATCATCAGGTATGATACAAACACTACCCTTGCTATGCCTTTTGAACCTAGCGCTTCAATACATTAAACAGGGATATGAGAGGGTGCTTGTCTTTATCGACGAGCCGGAGATAAACTTAGAAATGCTGCGTCAAACAATATTCTCGAGGGCACTAATGGATTTTATATATGCAACTTACAGAGAGGGAAGGAAGATCTCTGTTGTAATCGCAACTCATAGCGACTTTATTACTTATAGCATTACTCAATGGTTAGCTAGAAGCAATCTAAGAAACTTAGCTAGGGTATATGAATTTAAACCTGGAGGTATTGAAGAACGCGAAATAGATGAACATGGAGAAGTTGAGATAGAGGCTTTCTCAAAGGCTATAAGAAAGGTGTTCTTTGAAGAGGAATTTAAAGAGGAATAG